From the Mastacembelus armatus chromosome 14, fMasArm1.2, whole genome shotgun sequence genome, one window contains:
- the LOC113143239 gene encoding serine/threonine-protein kinase TAO1-like, whose translation MPSSVRAGSLKDPEVAELFFKEDPEKLFSDLREIGHGSFGAVYFARDVRTNEVVAIKKMSYSGKQSNEKWQDIIKEVKFLQRIRHPNSIEYKGCYLREHTAWLVMEYCLGSASDLLEVHKKPLQEVEIAAITHGALQGLAYLHSHNMIHRDVKAGNILLTEPGQVKLADFGSASIASPANSFVGTPYWMAPEVILAMDEGQYDGKVDVWSLGITCIELAERKPPLFNMNAMSALYHIAQNESPTLQSSEWSDYFRNFVDSCLQKIPQDRPHSDDMLGHAFLQRDRPDSVLMDLIQRTKDAVRELDNLQYRKMKKILLQEAHNGPTAEAQDGDEELEPGGGRTGTVNSVGSNQSIPSMSISASSQSSSVNSLNEAAQDSRSELDLMEGDHTVMSNSSVIHLKPEEEESFSGEQGATSQPSEPQPTAAQAPRKHYRNREHFATIRTASLVTREMQEHEQDSELREQMSGYKRMRRQHQKHLMALENKLKGEMDEHRLRLDKELESQRNNFTQEMEKLLKKHQAALEKDLKTFANDEKKFQQHIQVQQKKELSSFLESQKREYKLRKEQLKEELSENQSTPKKEKQEWLSKQKENIQHFQAEEEANLLRRQRQYLELECRRFKRRILIARHNVEQDLAREELNKRQTQKDLEHAMLLRHHESMQELEFRHLGTIQKARAELIRTQHQTELTNQLEYNKRRERELRRKHVMEVRQQPKSLKSKELQIKKQFQETCKTQTRQYKALRNHLLETTPKCDHKAVLKRLKEEQTRKLAILAEQYDHSINEMLSTQALRLDEAQEGECQVLRMQLQQELELLNAYQSKIKMQTDAQHDKERRELEQRVSLRRALLEQKIEEEMLALQNERLERIRSLLERQAREIEAFDSESMRLGFSNMVLTNLAPDSQGGWGGGGAGGGGGAQGAQGGGHWPGGGGGGGHHGHHHQGGSSSQQPWGHPMLAGGPPPWSLHHPGGGSQRGSGGGMGGVRNSPQAMRRTSSGGRSEQGMSRSASITSQISNGSHLSYT comes from the exons ATGCCCTCCTCTGTAAGGGCAGGGAGCCTGAAGGATCCGGAAGTGGCTGAGCTTTTCTTCAAAGAAGACCCGGAGAAGCTTTTCTCAGACCTTCGTGAGATTGGCCATGGCAGCTTTGGCGCAGTCTACTTT GCACGGGATGTGCGCACAAATGAGGTGGTGGCAATTAAAAAGATGTCCTACAGTGGCAAACAGTCAAATGAG AAATGGCAGGATATAATAAAGGAGGTGAAGTTTCTCCAGAGGATCCGCCACCCCAACAGTATAGAATACAAAGGTTGTTACCTCCGTGAGCACACAGCATGG TTGGTGATGGAGTACTGTCTCGGCTCAGCCTCTGATCTCTTAGAAG ttcaTAAAAAACCTCTACAGGAAGTAGAGATTGCTGCCATTACACATGGTGCTCTGCAGGGGCTGGCCTATCTTCATTCCCACAATATGATCCACAG GGATGTGAAGGCAGGTAACATCCTGCTGACTGAGCCTGGGCAGGTCAAACTCGCAGACTTTGGCTCTGCCTCCATTGCCTCACCTGCCAACTCTTTTGTGGGAACGCCATATTG GATGGCCCCGGAGGTGATTCTAGCTATGGACGAGGGCCAGTATGACGGGAAGGTGGATGTCTGGTCTTTGGGGATCACCTGTATAGAATTAG CCGAGAGGAAGCCTCCCTTGTTTAACATGAATGCAATGAGTGCCTTATACCACATAGCGCAGAATGAGAGCCCCACACTGCAATCTAGTGAATG GTCGGATTACTTTAGAAACTTTGTTGATTCTTGCCTTCAGAAAATCCCCCAGGACAGGCCGCACTCTGACGACATGCTGGGT CATGCATTTCTGCAGCGTGACCGTCCAGACTCTGTGTTGATGGATCTTATTCAGAGGACCAAGGATGCTGTGAGAGAGCTGGACAACCTGCAGTACCGCAAGATGAAGAAGATCCTCCTTCAGGAGGCTCACAACGGACCCACAGCAGAAGCCCAGGATGGAGATGAG GAGCTGGAACCAGGCGGAGGCCGGACAGGAACGGTGaacagtgttggcagtaatcagTCTATCCCGAGCATGTCTATCAGCGCCAGCTCTCAGAGCAGCTCTGTCAACAGTCTGAATGAAGCAGCCCAGGACAGCCGCAGTGAGCTGGACCTGATGGAGGGAGACCACACAGTCATGTCCAACAGCTCTGTCATACACCTCAAACCG gaagaggaagagagttTCTCTGGGGAGCAGGGAGCCACCAGTCAACCCTCTGAGCCTCAGCCAACAGCAGCTCAGGCTCCGAGGAAGCACTACCGCAACAGAGAGCACTTTGCAACCATACGCACAGCTTCACTA GTGACCCGTGAGATGCAGGAACATGAACAGGACTCTGAGCTGCGGGAGCAAATGTCAGGATACAAACGAATGAGACGGCAACACCAGAAGCACCTGATGGCCCTGGAGAACAAGTTGAAAGGGGAGATGGATGAACACAGGCTGAGGCTGGACAAAGAGTTGGAGAGTCAGAGAAACAACTTCACCCAAGAGATGGAGAAGCTGCTCAAAAAACACCAGGCAGCCCTAGAGAAAGAT CTGAAGACATTTGCCAACGATGAGAAGAAGTTCCAGCAGCATATTCAGGTGCAGCAGAAGAAAGAGCTCAGCAGCTTCCTGGAGTCACAGAAGCGAGAATACAAACTACGCAAGGAGCAGCTCAAAGAG GAACTCAGTGAGAACCAGTCAACTCCCAAGAAAGAGAAGCAGGAGTGGCTTTCCAAGCAGAAAGAGAACATCCAGCACTTCCAG GCGGAGGAGGAGGCCAACCTGCTGAGGAGACAGAGGCAGTACCTGGAGCTGGAGTGTCGACGGTTCAAGCGCAGGATCCTCATTGCCAGACACAATGTGGAGCAGGATCTAGCCAGAGAG gAGCTGAACAAACGGCAGACACAAAAGGATCTGGAACATGCCATGCTGCTCAGGCATCACGAGTCGATGCAGGAGCTGGAGTTCAGACACCTGGGGACGATCCAGAAGGCACGGGCAGAACTGATCCGGACCCAGCACCAGACAGAGCTCACCAACCAGCTGGAATACAATAAGAGAAGGGAGCGGGAGCTGAGGCGCAAGCATGTCATGGAAGTCCGACAGCAGCCCAAGAGCCTTAAG TCTAAGGAGCTTCAGATTAAGAAGCAGTTCCAAGAAACTTGTAAAACTCAGACCAGGCAGTACAAGGCCCTCAGGAACCATCTGCTGGAGACTACACCCAAGTGTGACCACAAGGCTGTGCTCAAGAGGCTGAAGGAGGAGCAGACCAGGAAGCTGGCTATCCTGGCTGAGCAGTACGACCACTCCATCAATGAAATGCTCTCCACGCAAGCT CTGCGGTTAGATGAAGCTCAAGAGGGGGAGTGTCAGGTTCTGAGGATGCAActgcagcaggagctggagctgcTCAACGCGTACCAGAGCAAGATCAAGATGCAAACAGACGCCCAGCATGACAAAGAGAGGAGGGAACTGGAGCAGAGGGTGTCTCTGCGGAGGGCTCTGCTGGAGCAGAAG ATTGAGGAGGAAATGCTTGCCCTACAGAACGAGCGCCTAGAGCGAATCCGCTCGCTGCTGGAGCGCCAGGCCCGAGAGATTGAGGCTTTTGACTCGGAGTCCATGCGGCTGGGCTTCAGCAACATGGTGCTCACCAACTTAGCTCCCGATTCTCAGGGAGGCtggggagggggaggggcaggaggagggggaggtgcCCAGGGTGCTCAGGGAGGAGGCCACTGGcctggaggaggtggaggaggcggTCACCATGGTCATCACCACCAGGGCGGCTCCAGTTCACAGCAGCCCTGGGGTCACCCAATGCTGGCTGGGGGGCCGCCACCCTGGAGCCTCCACCACCCTGGAGGAGGGAGTCAGAGGGGGAGTGGAGGTGGTATGGGAGGGGTGAGGAACAGCCCACAAGCTATGAGGAGGACGTCATCAGGGGGGAGGAGTGAACAGGGCATGAGCAGGAGCGCCAGCATCACCTCTCAGATATCCAATGGCTCCCACCTGTCCTACACctag
- the LOC113143329 gene encoding protein ABHD15, with amino-acid sequence MASFAWDYLLCLFPSLLFFLLRLGLRWHSVRYWTRLAVRAAGWRLWVIVCLILEMPLDRNTRTWNKEPESPGPDILSGSGQTSDGLRLICKPTALAKYLLQHWGCLAMPRLAAWPKGDPHLQTLSSLLSGQVDTVQFTRDNLLLRDGGVVALDWAVGTRLCEAIRRKEHQSGGKVLGCFTLTPPVLLLIPQSWGGMTPHLKMLCHQAMDQGFYVVVFHPRGTAGCPLTTTRMTEFGDPADLEQAVAYIHRRHPSSMLVAVSEGSGSGVLLSYLGECGSSTHLTAAAAISPVLLGQLWFETAMPPVYRWGALFHRKLQLSRFQSSFRAVLDVDRVLSCSSLRDFEETLFCASAQQKASQPPKSSLHSEQNSGAHSPWGLAPSVAWALGQRAYPAKDWDSYWDRNEPLRDADEVAVPVLCICSRDDPLLPPASTLPLTLFQNNPYFLLVLTDRGGHCGFTLEGCGETEGVSSENEERKKGTWSHAVVLEYFRVVTDFLKREEGGAASCDDPLGVPSQAWQRNRTSTTVPSRRRRPIMTRKSRPQEAEQSSVTAEEGNFTWKRSYTR; translated from the exons ATGGCATCATTTGCATGGGATTACTTGTTGTGTTTGTTCCCATCCCTGTTATTTTTTCTGCTGCGTCTGGGCCTCCGCTGGCACAGCGTGCGTTACTGGACAAGGCTGGCTGTCAGGGCTGCAGGCTGGAGACTATGGGTCATTGTTTGTCTGATCCTGGAGATGCCACTAGACAGGAATACAAGGACTTGGAACAAGGAGCCTGAATCACCAGGGCCAGATATTTTGTCTGGGTCAGGTCAGACTTCTGATGGGCTCAGGCTCATCTGCAAACCCACAGCACTGGCCAAATATctgctgcagcactggggctGTCTGGCCATGCCGAGACTGGCCGCCTGGCCTAAGGGAGACCCCCACCTCCAGACTCTGTCCAGCTTGCTAAGTGGACAAGTGGACACAGTACAGTTCACTAGAGATAATCTGTTACTGAGAGACGGTGGAGTTGTAGCTCTGGACTGGGCTGTGGGGACAAGACTGTGTGAGGCGATCAGGAGGAAGGAGCATCAGTCCGGGGGAAAGGTGCTGGGCTGCTTCACCTTGACccctcctgtcctcctcctcatccctcaGTCCTGGGGAGGGATGACACCCCACCTAAAAATGCTGTGCCACCAAGCCATGGATCAGGGCTTTTATGTAGTGGTGTTTCACCCTCGAGGCACAGCAGGGTGTCCACTGACCACTACACGAATGACTGAGTTTGGTGACCCAGCTGATCTTGAACAg GCGGTGGCTTACATCCACAGACGCCACCCATCTTCTATGCTGGTTGCAGTGAGTGAGGGTTCAGGCTCTGGTGTCCTTCTTTCCTACCTGGGTGAGTGTGGCTCAAGTACACAcctgacagcagctgcagccatcTCACCTGTGCTTCTGGGCCAACTATGGTTTGAAACAGCCATGCCTCCTGTTTATCGCTGGGGGGCGCTGTTTCACCGGAAACTGCAGCTCAGTAG GTTTCAGAGCTCCTTCAGAGCAGTGCTGGATGTGGATCGGGTGCTGAGCTGTTCCTCCCTCAGAGATTTTGAGGAAACTCTTTTCTGTGCTTCAGCTCAGCAGAAAGCTTCTCAGCCTCCAAAAAGTTCTCTCCACTCTGAACAAAACTCAGGAGCTCATTCCCCGTGGGGCCTGGCACCTTCAGTGGCCTGGGCTCTGGGTCAGAGGGCTTACCCAGCGAAGGACTGGGACAGCTACTGGGACAGGAATGAACCACTGAGAGATGCAGATGAAGTGGCAGTGCCAGTGCTCTGTATCTGCAGCCGTGACgaccctctcctccctcctgcttcTACTTTGCCTCTTACGCTTTTCCAGAACAATCCTTATTTCCTTCTGGTGTTGACAGACAGAGGAGGCCACTGTGGATTCACTCTGGAGGGCTGTGGTGAGACAGAAGGGGTGAGCAGTGAAAAtgaggaaaggaagaaagggacCTGGAGTCATGCTGTAGTTCTGGAGTACTTCAGGGTAGTGACCGATTTCCTAAAAAGGGAGGAGGGGGGTGCAGCAAGCTGTGATGATCCACTGGGAGTACCTAGTCAGGCTTGGCAGAGGAACAGGACCAGCACCACGGTACCTTCTCGCAGGAGGAGACCCATCATGACGAGGAAATCGAGACCACAAGAAGCTGAACAGAGCAGTGTGACTGCAGAGGAAGGGAACTTCACTTGGAAGAGGTCCTATACACGCTGA